One Candidatus Planktophila limnetica DNA segment encodes these proteins:
- a CDS encoding ABC transporter ATP-binding protein produces MIEIKNLSVRYGDFYALDHITLDIPRGSWTCLVGPNGAGKTTFLRTLLGNKAYDGSITIDGLEVYKNLRNVAFVPQRPEIPAGMDVAEYVMLGRARLDGWGRESRTSRRLVQQILEQMQLSGLRHQLVTQLSGGEMQRVLIARALVQEPELMILDEPTSALDLHHQISTLNHIEGMQNNGVTIVSTMHDITLGAMYAERIVIMQNGKVLLDGPSNTVIHSPELKHAFDDGITIHTLDNGRPVIVATKNSLQI; encoded by the coding sequence ATGATCGAAATCAAAAACCTATCCGTGCGCTATGGCGATTTTTATGCACTGGACCACATCACATTAGATATCCCCCGTGGTTCGTGGACATGTCTTGTTGGTCCTAATGGTGCGGGTAAAACAACTTTCTTAAGAACGCTGCTTGGCAATAAGGCATACGACGGATCAATCACTATCGATGGCCTTGAGGTCTACAAGAATTTACGTAACGTCGCATTTGTTCCGCAACGTCCAGAGATTCCAGCAGGTATGGACGTTGCAGAGTATGTGATGCTCGGACGTGCACGCCTGGATGGATGGGGACGAGAATCTCGTACAAGTCGACGTTTAGTGCAACAAATACTTGAGCAGATGCAACTGTCTGGACTGCGCCACCAATTAGTTACGCAATTATCTGGCGGCGAAATGCAACGGGTACTGATTGCTCGCGCGCTTGTGCAAGAACCAGAGTTAATGATTTTGGATGAACCAACTTCAGCACTTGATTTGCACCACCAGATTTCAACACTGAATCACATTGAAGGAATGCAAAACAATGGCGTCACCATCGTTTCAACGATGCATGACATCACACTGGGTGCGATGTATGCAGAACGAATTGTCATTATGCAAAACGGCAAGGTGTTACTAGACGGACCTTCAAATACGGTGATTCATTCACCAGAACTCAAGCACGCATTTGATGACGGAATCACAATTCACACTCTGGACAATGGTCGTCCAGTAATTGTTGCTACAAAGAATTCACTACAGATATGA
- the cobT gene encoding nicotinate-nucleotide--dimethylbenzimidazole phosphoribosyltransferase yields MADLVKARFDAVLFDLGNTLIKQENPGVPYESLAVELLPGVEQLLKELYGQVKIGIVSNTQTITAGDIKKKLAIVGIDHYFDVVIATGELGIHKPDPAPIVAAIKALDIKAERTIYVGDIETDLQAANSSGTAFAYTGPDIYQSMHQYLLHSDSALDRALHTQPTYSQAHVDAVQKEFDGLAKPVGSLGKLEKVAAQIAGITHSHTPTIDPAAIAVFGGDHGIAADDSVTPWPQAITGMMLEVMGDKKAAVSVLADVADVYCQYINVGAVSDSKSRAVRNERVKSGTQDVRTDAAMTREEVIAAMNVGAQTAERLIAGGSRSLCTGEVGIGNTTPSAALIAHFANANAQEVTGRGSGIDDATYVRKVEIVEQLINKTKSTTDPIDVLAQIGGLEIAALTGYILRTTSLQIPVLLDGVITLAAATVAEAMKPNTTSFLIAAHCSSEPGSKIALKHLGLNPLLDLDLRLGEGTGALLSIPIIRSACQALSRMARISDLL; encoded by the coding sequence ATGGCTGATTTAGTTAAGGCCAGATTTGATGCTGTCTTATTTGATCTAGGTAATACTTTAATTAAACAAGAAAATCCTGGAGTGCCTTACGAATCACTGGCGGTTGAGTTACTTCCGGGCGTTGAGCAACTGCTTAAAGAGTTGTACGGGCAAGTAAAGATTGGCATAGTTTCAAATACGCAGACGATTACTGCAGGCGATATTAAAAAGAAGCTAGCGATTGTTGGAATTGATCATTACTTTGATGTTGTTATTGCTACCGGTGAATTAGGCATTCACAAGCCAGATCCAGCTCCGATTGTTGCGGCAATCAAGGCATTGGATATAAAAGCAGAGCGCACAATTTATGTAGGCGATATAGAAACAGATTTACAGGCAGCGAACTCTTCTGGTACTGCCTTTGCATACACAGGGCCTGATATTTATCAGTCAATGCATCAATACTTATTACACAGTGATTCTGCACTCGATCGTGCACTGCACACGCAACCAACGTACTCACAAGCACATGTAGATGCCGTACAAAAAGAATTCGATGGTTTGGCAAAGCCAGTTGGATCACTTGGCAAATTAGAAAAAGTTGCAGCACAGATTGCAGGAATTACACATTCGCACACACCAACTATTGACCCCGCTGCAATTGCCGTCTTTGGTGGCGATCACGGAATTGCAGCTGATGACTCTGTTACTCCGTGGCCACAAGCGATTACAGGAATGATGCTGGAAGTTATGGGAGATAAGAAAGCTGCTGTCTCTGTTTTGGCGGATGTTGCTGACGTGTACTGCCAATACATAAATGTTGGCGCGGTTAGTGACTCTAAGTCACGTGCTGTTCGCAACGAGAGAGTGAAAAGCGGGACGCAAGATGTTCGCACGGATGCTGCAATGACGCGAGAAGAAGTTATCGCTGCAATGAACGTTGGCGCACAAACTGCTGAAAGATTAATCGCCGGTGGTTCAAGGTCACTCTGTACTGGCGAAGTGGGAATTGGAAACACAACGCCGTCAGCAGCGTTGATTGCCCACTTCGCAAATGCAAATGCGCAGGAAGTTACCGGACGCGGCTCAGGAATTGATGATGCGACTTATGTACGGAAAGTAGAAATCGTCGAGCAATTGATTAATAAAACAAAATCAACAACAGATCCAATTGATGTTCTTGCTCAAATCGGCGGTTTAGAAATAGCTGCACTCACTGGCTACATACTGCGCACAACATCTCTACAAATACCGGTTCTATTAGATGGTGTAATCACACTCGCGGCAGCAACAGTGGCAGAAGCAATGAAACCAAACACAACAAGCTTTCTTATTGCTGCACATTGTTCTTCCGAACCAGGATCAAAAATTGCACTAAAGCACCTCGGACTAAACCCGCTTCTAGATTTAGATTTACGACTTGGCGAAGGCACCGGTGCTTTGTTATCAATACCTATTATTAGATCGGCATGTCAGGCACTTTCTCGCATGGCTCGGATCTCTGATCTGCTTTAG
- the cobU gene encoding bifunctional adenosylcobinamide kinase/adenosylcobinamide-phosphate guanylyltransferase, whose translation MSIYFVAGGARSGKSRKGEELALTLSGASKPIFIATAEAVDDEMTKRIQKHQNDRGDAFSLVEEPKNLSKALKEIDTHATVLVDCLTLWLSNNMMGEGSDSNESVIAAARARKGATIFISNEVGEGIVPMHPVSREFRDLSGIMNQQFAQAAEKVYFMKFGIAQELK comes from the coding sequence ATGAGCATCTATTTTGTTGCAGGCGGCGCCCGAAGCGGCAAGAGCCGTAAAGGTGAAGAACTAGCGCTGACATTATCTGGGGCAAGCAAGCCGATCTTTATTGCAACTGCTGAAGCAGTAGATGATGAGATGACTAAGCGAATTCAAAAACACCAGAATGATCGAGGTGATGCGTTTTCTTTAGTAGAAGAACCAAAGAATTTAAGCAAAGCACTGAAAGAAATAGATACCCATGCAACGGTTTTAGTGGACTGCCTGACATTATGGTTATCAAATAACATGATGGGCGAAGGCAGTGATTCAAATGAATCTGTGATTGCCGCGGCCCGCGCACGCAAAGGTGCAACTATTTTTATTAGCAATGAAGTAGGCGAAGGCATTGTTCCGATGCACCCGGTTTCGCGAGAATTTCGCGATCTCTCAGGAATCATGAATCAACAATTTGCTCAAGCGGCGGAGAAGGTTTATTTCATGAAATTCGGTATTGCCCAGGAATTAAAATGA
- the cobS gene encoding adenosylcobinamide-GDP ribazoletransferase: MINDIKVAFAFLTRIPIGHKPDISIQRSAVWFPFVGWVIGGVTGILFYFLSQGIPTLPAAAITILFSTLVTGGFHQDGLADTFDGLVGGWTPEDRLRILKDSRHGTYGVLSIVLQLIIQISLLSTLSPKVGLLAIITAHSLGRLVPIYFMMAPAVPSHEGMGATYSRAVRGRDVLASTVLTIVLLFGLIGSHLFIAAAIVAVVGFVFLSYVKKKIGGVLGDVLGASEQIAESFILLYFVVILTHSIWLSWLI; encoded by the coding sequence ATGATTAATGACATCAAAGTAGCTTTTGCTTTTCTTACCCGAATTCCAATTGGGCACAAGCCAGATATTTCAATTCAGCGCAGCGCTGTCTGGTTTCCCTTTGTTGGTTGGGTAATCGGTGGCGTTACAGGAATTCTTTTTTACTTTTTATCTCAAGGCATACCAACTTTACCAGCTGCTGCGATAACGATTCTATTTTCAACACTTGTGACAGGTGGATTTCATCAAGATGGGTTAGCCGATACTTTTGATGGACTTGTTGGTGGATGGACACCGGAAGATCGCTTGCGAATTCTTAAGGATTCACGGCATGGCACATACGGAGTACTTTCAATTGTTTTACAGTTGATTATTCAAATTTCCTTACTTTCAACTTTGTCTCCAAAAGTTGGCTTACTTGCAATTATCACTGCGCACTCGCTGGGTCGGTTGGTTCCGATTTATTTCATGATGGCTCCTGCTGTTCCGTCACACGAAGGAATGGGTGCCACATACTCTCGTGCGGTGCGCGGGCGAGACGTACTTGCATCCACCGTGCTGACGATTGTTTTGCTCTTTGGGTTAATTGGCAGTCATCTATTTATTGCAGCCGCAATTGTCGCGGTCGTTGGTTTTGTTTTCTTGAGCTACGTTAAGAAGAAAATTGGTGGCGTTCTTGGTGATGTGTTGGGGGCATCCGAACAAATTGCCGAAAGCTTCATACTTCTTTACTTTGTTGTGATTCTGACTCATTCCATTTGGTTGTCATGGCTGATTTAG
- a CDS encoding RNA polymerase sigma factor translates to MAIKKKALAQGPRVWTVAELGAFYTEHRSELLAHANRVLKDSAKAEEITQDALIKFMLAAPELESTDHGLSYLHRTIENLCIDLFRLEGRRPNLVVLDDATAEVEAAWQVDGDHSSVISAAEDAAIIRQALAMLSPAERAALVMWEMEGRSTSEIASELGIKESAVRHTVSRARASLRRVLSELVIDEERGLTALDMLSTSYKKAAVLAQKSSKVALSLLLVVTAFLGFNSLTGNEGNVQVNDLAISAPTTVTEEAVTPAAPVVVTEPAKKVSVKKSSGISVEEFNDQMDISKAQLESVAVMAETLAMIMVAEGDTTQ, encoded by the coding sequence GTGGCTATTAAGAAGAAGGCTCTAGCGCAAGGACCACGTGTGTGGACCGTTGCTGAGCTCGGTGCTTTCTACACAGAGCACCGTTCAGAGCTTCTTGCCCACGCTAATCGCGTACTAAAGGATTCCGCAAAGGCTGAAGAAATCACACAAGATGCCCTGATCAAGTTCATGTTGGCTGCTCCAGAACTAGAGTCAACAGATCACGGCCTTTCTTATCTACACCGCACAATTGAAAATCTTTGCATTGATCTATTCCGTCTAGAGGGACGTCGTCCAAACCTTGTGGTTCTAGATGACGCCACTGCTGAAGTTGAGGCTGCTTGGCAAGTAGATGGCGATCACTCATCTGTCATTTCAGCTGCAGAGGATGCAGCAATTATTCGTCAAGCACTTGCAATGTTATCTCCTGCTGAGCGCGCAGCGCTTGTGATGTGGGAGATGGAAGGTCGATCAACTTCTGAGATCGCATCCGAGCTCGGCATTAAAGAATCTGCAGTTCGTCACACAGTCTCTCGTGCTCGCGCATCTCTTCGTCGCGTTCTCAGCGAACTCGTCATCGATGAAGAGCGTGGTCTTACTGCCCTTGACATGCTTTCCACCTCTTATAAGAAGGCAGCAGTCCTTGCACAGAAATCCTCCAAGGTTGCACTCTCCCTTCTTCTCGTTGTCACAGCATTTCTCGGCTTTAACTCATTGACCGGCAATGAAGGAAATGTTCAGGTCAACGATCTTGCAATCTCAGCTCCAACAACTGTGACGGAAGAAGCAGTTACACCTGCTGCCCCAGTTGTTGTTACAGAGCCAGCAAAGAAAGTTTCAGTAAAGAAATCATCTGGCATTTCCGTTGAAGAGTTCAACGACCAGATGGATATCTCCAAAGCTCAACTGGAATCAGTTGCAGTCATGGCAGAGACGCTAGCCATGATCATGGTCGCTGAAGGAGATACAACCCAATAA